In Nocardia sputorum, a single genomic region encodes these proteins:
- a CDS encoding GtrA family protein, translating to MSFVDDVVSVLPKPLQDIAYRHRELIKFAIVGATTFVIDSGIFYMLKWTVLAEKPVTAKIISGVIAVIASYILNREWSFKNRGGRERHHEALLFFAVSGVGVVLAFTPLWISSYVFDLRQPNVSFTVENIADFISAFIIGNLLQMAFRFWAMRRWVFPDEMSELEAEFVDLVEEELGRG from the coding sequence GTGTCATTCGTCGACGACGTGGTCAGCGTCCTCCCCAAGCCGCTGCAAGATATCGCGTACCGGCATCGGGAATTGATCAAGTTCGCGATCGTCGGCGCGACCACGTTCGTGATCGACAGCGGCATCTTCTACATGCTGAAGTGGACGGTGCTCGCGGAGAAACCGGTGACGGCCAAGATCATCTCCGGCGTCATCGCCGTGATCGCGTCCTACATCCTGAACCGGGAATGGTCGTTCAAGAATCGCGGCGGACGAGAACGGCATCACGAAGCGCTGCTGTTCTTCGCAGTCAGCGGCGTCGGCGTCGTGCTGGCCTTCACGCCGCTGTGGATTTCCAGCTATGTCTTCGACCTGCGCCAGCCCAACGTGAGCTTCACGGTCGAGAACATCGCCGACTTCATCAGCGCCTTCATCATCGGCAATCTGCTGCAGATGGCCTTCCGTTTCTGGGCGATGCGCCGCTGGGTCTTCCCGGACGAAATGAGCGAGCTCGAAGCGGAATTCGTGGACCTCGTGGAAGAGGAACTCGGCCGCGGCTGA
- a CDS encoding biotin--[acetyl-CoA-carboxylase] ligase, with the protein MQRPPLDAEQLRRSAADTPELSFFSRIDVVESTGSTNADLIARAADPDADHVVLLAETQVQGRGRHARPWVSPPRAQLAMSLLVRLPGIGPASLAWLALLTGIAVVDALRTTAGVAAELKWPNDVLIEGRKVAGILAEVASSGGAPAVVIGLGLNVSLTEEELPVPHATSLTIAGARETDRTVLVRSLLVEFVRRFTAWRDADWATDELAAAYRERCATIGTEVRAELPGGRTLTGVAAGVDDYGRLLIGDQAVSAGDVTHLRAQY; encoded by the coding sequence GTGCAGAGGCCACCGTTGGATGCAGAGCAGTTGCGGCGCAGTGCCGCCGACACGCCCGAGCTGTCGTTCTTCTCGCGGATCGATGTGGTCGAGTCGACCGGGTCCACGAACGCGGATCTGATCGCGCGGGCGGCGGATCCGGACGCCGACCACGTGGTTCTGCTGGCGGAGACGCAGGTGCAGGGCCGGGGCAGGCACGCGCGACCCTGGGTCAGCCCGCCCCGGGCGCAGCTCGCGATGTCGCTGTTGGTGCGGTTGCCGGGGATCGGGCCCGCGTCGCTGGCCTGGCTGGCTCTGCTGACCGGCATCGCCGTGGTGGACGCGCTGCGGACCACGGCAGGCGTGGCCGCGGAACTCAAATGGCCCAACGACGTGCTGATCGAGGGCCGCAAGGTGGCGGGCATCCTGGCCGAGGTCGCGTCGAGCGGTGGCGCGCCCGCGGTGGTGATCGGGCTCGGGCTGAACGTGAGTCTCACCGAGGAAGAACTGCCGGTGCCACACGCCACGTCGCTGACCATCGCGGGCGCGCGGGAGACCGATCGCACGGTGCTCGTGCGATCCCTGCTCGTCGAGTTCGTCCGTCGCTTCACCGCGTGGCGCGACGCGGACTGGGCGACCGACGAGCTCGCCGCCGCCTACCGGGAGCGGTGCGCCACGATCGGCACCGAGGTCCGCGCCGAGCTACCCGGTGGCCGGACGCTGACCGGCGTCGCCGCGGGCGTCGACGATTACGGCCGCCTGCTCATCGGCGACCAGGCGGTGTCCGCGGGCGACGTCACGCATCTGCGCGCCCAGTACTGA
- a CDS encoding acyl-ACP desaturase, translating into MTKDLTPLQILTELEPVAEQNVHRHLSMAKDWNPHDYVPWSQGRNFAALGGVDWEPEQSRLSEVARVAMITNLLTEDNLPSYHREIALNFSEDGPWGTWVDRWTAEENRHGIAMRDYLVVTRAVDPVALEEARMIHMSNGVQSPQGWGGFLASVAYVTFQELATRVSHRNTGKACDDAVADRLLQRIAADENLHMIFYRSVCGAALDLVPDQAMPAITRIITNFLMPGAGMPNFRRYGVLMAKHGIYDLRQHLEEVVEPVLKQWNVFERSDFGPRGEQARDELGEFVEKLGKNVIKFEEQRDRALAREAARGVTESV; encoded by the coding sequence GTGACCAAAGACCTGACCCCGCTGCAGATCCTGACCGAACTCGAACCCGTCGCCGAGCAGAATGTGCACCGGCACCTCTCCATGGCGAAAGACTGGAATCCGCACGATTACGTCCCGTGGAGCCAAGGCCGCAATTTCGCCGCCCTGGGCGGCGTGGACTGGGAGCCGGAGCAATCGCGCCTCAGCGAAGTCGCCCGGGTCGCCATGATCACCAACCTGCTCACCGAGGACAACCTGCCCTCCTACCACCGAGAGATCGCGCTGAACTTCTCCGAGGACGGCCCGTGGGGTACCTGGGTCGACCGCTGGACCGCCGAGGAGAACCGCCACGGCATCGCCATGCGGGACTACCTGGTCGTCACCCGCGCCGTCGATCCGGTCGCCCTGGAAGAGGCGCGGATGATCCACATGAGCAACGGCGTCCAGTCACCGCAGGGCTGGGGCGGATTCCTGGCGAGCGTCGCCTACGTCACCTTCCAGGAGCTGGCCACCCGTGTCTCGCACCGCAATACGGGCAAGGCGTGCGACGACGCCGTCGCCGATCGCCTGCTCCAGCGCATCGCCGCCGACGAGAACCTGCACATGATCTTCTATCGCTCGGTGTGCGGCGCCGCGCTGGATCTCGTGCCCGACCAGGCCATGCCCGCGATCACCAGGATCATCACGAATTTCCTGATGCCCGGCGCCGGGATGCCCAACTTCCGCCGCTACGGCGTGCTGATGGCCAAGCACGGCATCTACGACCTGCGCCAGCATCTGGAGGAGGTCGTCGAGCCGGTACTCAAGCAGTGGAACGTCTTCGAGCGCTCGGATTTCGGGCCGCGCGGCGAGCAGGCGCGCGACGAACTGGGCGAATTCGTGGAGAAGCTCGGCAAGAACGTGATCAAGTTCGAGGAGCAGCGCGACCGGGCGCTCGCCCGCGAGGCCGCGCGCGGGGTCACCGAGTCCGTCTGA
- a CDS encoding response regulator transcription factor, whose product MTAVLLAEDDDAIAAPLSRALGREGYSVTVESFGPAVLQRALEGGHDLLILDLGLPGMDGLEVCRQVRARGADLAVLMLTARTDEVDFVVGLDAGADDYVGKPFRLAELLARVRALLRRSGIGDDTVEVGGIRLEPAARRVLVNGVEIGLANKEYELLKVLIDRAGQVVPRETILREVWGDAELRGSKTLDMHMSWLRRKIGDEGPMAERRIVTVRGVGFRLNTD is encoded by the coding sequence ATGACCGCTGTACTGCTGGCCGAGGACGACGACGCCATCGCCGCCCCGCTGTCGCGCGCGCTCGGCCGCGAGGGCTACTCGGTCACCGTAGAGAGTTTCGGCCCGGCCGTGCTGCAGCGAGCCCTGGAGGGCGGCCATGACCTGCTCATTCTCGACCTCGGCCTGCCCGGTATGGACGGGCTGGAGGTGTGCCGCCAGGTGCGCGCCCGCGGGGCGGACCTGGCCGTGCTGATGCTCACCGCGCGCACCGACGAGGTGGATTTCGTGGTGGGACTGGACGCGGGCGCCGACGACTACGTCGGCAAGCCGTTCCGGCTCGCCGAGCTGCTCGCCCGGGTGCGAGCGCTGTTGCGGCGCAGCGGGATCGGCGACGACACGGTGGAGGTGGGCGGCATCCGCCTGGAGCCCGCCGCGCGGCGCGTGCTGGTCAACGGCGTCGAAATCGGTTTGGCCAACAAGGAATACGAGCTGCTCAAGGTGCTGATCGACCGGGCGGGTCAAGTGGTGCCGCGCGAGACCATCCTGCGCGAGGTCTGGGGCGACGCGGAGCTGCGCGGTTCCAAGACGCTGGACATGCACATGTCCTGGCTGCGCCGCAAGATCGGTGACGAGGGCCCCATGGCCGAACGGCGCATCGTCACCGTCCGCGGTGTCGGATTCCGGCTGAACACCGACTGA
- the purE gene encoding 5-(carboxyamino)imidazole ribonucleotide mutase, which produces MSEELAIAPAVGLIMGSDSDWPTMEAAAEALAEFGIRFEVGVVSAHRTPQRMLDYARSAAGRGLKVVIAGAGGAAHLPGMVASATPLPVIGVPVPLKYLDGMDSLLSIVQMPAGVPVATVSIGGARNAGLLAARILAAHDPALRTRMEQFQAGLEQMVLEKDDALRTKLLG; this is translated from the coding sequence ATGAGTGAAGAACTGGCTATCGCCCCGGCTGTCGGCCTGATCATGGGCAGCGACTCCGACTGGCCGACGATGGAGGCGGCCGCCGAGGCTCTGGCCGAGTTCGGGATCCGCTTCGAGGTGGGCGTCGTCTCGGCGCACCGCACCCCGCAGCGCATGCTCGACTACGCGCGGTCGGCGGCGGGTCGCGGATTGAAGGTCGTCATCGCCGGCGCGGGCGGCGCGGCCCACCTGCCCGGTATGGTCGCCTCCGCGACGCCGCTGCCGGTGATCGGCGTGCCGGTGCCGCTCAAGTACCTCGACGGCATGGACTCGCTGCTGTCCATCGTCCAGATGCCCGCGGGCGTGCCGGTCGCCACCGTCTCCATCGGCGGCGCCCGCAACGCGGGCCTGCTCGCCGCCCGCATCCTCGCCGCCCACGACCCGGCCCTGCGCACCCGCATGGAACAGTTCCAGGCCGGTCTAGAGCAGATGGTCCTGGAAAAGGACGACGCCCTGCGCACCAAGCTCTTGGGCTGA
- a CDS encoding NAD(P)/FAD-dependent oxidoreductase, producing the protein MSEKIDVVVIGGGYAGVMAANRLTQRADVRVTVINPRSAFVPRLRLHQLVGGTHDAVVDYQEVLAEGVRLVVDSVTRIDAAERSVTLADGGAIAYDYLIYAVGSGSAASRVPGADEFAYPIATLEAARRLRSVLDDTPLSAAVTVVGGGPTGIETAAELAEQGRAVTLVCGAVVGPYLHPRARRTARKYLVKLGVTLVEGPDAAVTAVTPEAVELGDGRTLASRVTIWTAGFGVPDLAARSGLRTDTAGRLLTDETLTSVDDDRIVAAGDSAAPSDLPFRMSAYAAGCLGAHAADTVLNRIAGAQPAPVDLSFPAMCLSFGRDAGIFQLGRKDDTAMPLYFSGLAGTKLKEFACASSVKHLVNEARKPGSHHWPKDGKHRPQLLQAQGVGAPVVAERVV; encoded by the coding sequence ATGAGCGAGAAGATCGATGTGGTTGTGATCGGCGGCGGATATGCCGGGGTGATGGCGGCCAATCGCCTGACCCAGCGTGCGGACGTGCGGGTGACGGTGATCAATCCGCGCTCGGCGTTCGTTCCGCGGCTGCGGCTGCACCAGCTGGTCGGCGGGACCCATGACGCGGTGGTCGACTATCAGGAAGTTCTGGCCGAGGGGGTGCGGCTGGTGGTCGACAGCGTGACGCGGATCGACGCGGCGGAGCGCAGCGTGACGCTGGCCGACGGCGGTGCGATCGCCTACGACTATCTGATCTACGCGGTGGGCAGCGGCAGCGCGGCTTCGCGGGTGCCGGGTGCGGACGAGTTCGCTTACCCCATCGCCACTTTGGAGGCGGCGCGACGGTTGCGGTCGGTGCTCGACGACACACCGCTGTCGGCTGCGGTGACGGTCGTCGGAGGTGGGCCCACCGGTATCGAGACTGCCGCGGAGCTGGCGGAACAGGGCCGCGCCGTCACGTTGGTCTGCGGCGCGGTCGTCGGTCCGTACCTGCACCCCCGGGCCCGGCGTACCGCCCGCAAATACCTCGTCAAACTGGGGGTCACCCTGGTGGAAGGCCCTGACGCGGCGGTCACGGCGGTGACACCGGAGGCCGTCGAGCTCGGTGACGGTCGCACGTTGGCGAGTCGGGTCACCATCTGGACGGCGGGTTTCGGTGTGCCCGATCTGGCCGCCCGCAGCGGGCTGCGCACCGACACCGCCGGGCGCCTGCTCACCGACGAAACCCTGACCAGCGTCGACGACGACCGCATCGTCGCGGCGGGAGATTCGGCGGCGCCATCAGACCTGCCGTTCCGGATGAGCGCCTACGCCGCGGGCTGCCTCGGGGCCCATGCCGCCGACACGGTGCTGAACCGGATCGCGGGTGCGCAGCCCGCGCCGGTCGACCTGTCGTTCCCCGCGATGTGCCTCAGCTTCGGCCGGGATGCCGGGATCTTCCAGCTCGGCCGCAAGGACGACACCGCGATGCCGCTGTATTTCAGTGGGCTCGCGGGCACGAAGCTCAAGGAGTTCGCCTGCGCCTCCAGCGTCAAGCATCTGGTGAACGAAGCGCGCAAGCCCGGGTCGCACCACTGGCCCAAGGACGGCAAGCACCGGCCGCAGCTGTTGCAGGCACAGGGCGTCGGCGCGCCGGTCGTCGCCGAACGGGTGGTGTAG
- a CDS encoding PH domain-containing protein encodes MGYPEDVLTPDERLLLHRHPHWKMLFWPIVTLIVATALAGFTGGLVSQKATGTTGSALLITVLVVYAAILLWRCVAPIVSWKSTHFIVTDRRVLVRQGVLTHTGIDIPMSRISSVQFRHGLFDRLLGTGTLIIESSSSEPLEYDDIPSVQQVHALLYHQVFEVERHRDGRDERRDDRPSYR; translated from the coding sequence ATGGGTTATCCCGAGGATGTGCTGACACCCGACGAACGGTTGCTGCTGCATCGCCACCCGCATTGGAAAATGCTCTTCTGGCCGATCGTGACGCTCATCGTGGCCACGGCGCTCGCCGGTTTCACCGGGGGACTCGTTTCGCAGAAGGCCACCGGCACCACCGGTTCGGCGCTGCTCATCACGGTGCTCGTGGTGTATGCGGCGATTCTGCTTTGGCGTTGTGTCGCACCGATTGTCAGCTGGAAATCGACCCATTTCATCGTCACCGACCGGCGAGTGCTGGTGCGCCAGGGGGTGCTCACCCACACCGGCATCGATATCCCGATGAGCCGGATCTCCAGTGTGCAGTTCCGGCACGGGCTGTTCGACCGGCTGCTGGGCACCGGGACGTTGATCATCGAGTCGTCCTCCTCGGAGCCGTTGGAGTACGACGACATCCCGTCGGTGCAGCAGGTGCACGCGCTGCTGTACCACCAGGTGTTCGAGGTCGAGCGCCATCGCGACGGCCGGGACGAGCGCCGGGACGACCGTCCCAGCTACCGGTGA
- a CDS encoding PIN domain-containing protein produces the protein MYDANVLYGNTLRDLLIRLARSGAVQAKWTDRILDEALNNLSAKRPDIPVDRLARLRTLMNDAVPDCRVYGYEPLIEAVKLPDPDDRHVLAAAIAAKAQVIVTSNLADFPDDALEPWNIEAKSPDDFLLDQIDLDDRVVWACIQQIADSRINPPETIEDVLDALENAGLVEAVANLRAGRRDR, from the coding sequence GTGTACGACGCCAATGTGCTGTATGGCAATACGCTGCGGGATCTACTCATCCGCCTCGCGCGGTCGGGTGCCGTACAAGCGAAGTGGACTGATCGCATCCTGGACGAGGCACTGAACAACCTGTCGGCGAAACGGCCGGACATTCCGGTCGACCGGCTGGCCCGACTGCGCACGTTGATGAACGATGCCGTGCCGGATTGCCGAGTCTACGGATACGAACCTCTGATCGAAGCGGTGAAGCTGCCGGACCCAGATGATCGGCATGTCCTCGCAGCAGCCATCGCAGCGAAGGCGCAAGTCATCGTGACGTCCAACCTGGCGGACTTCCCGGACGATGCACTGGAACCCTGGAATATCGAGGCGAAGAGCCCCGACGATTTCCTGCTCGACCAGATCGATCTGGACGACCGTGTGGTCTGGGCGTGCATTCAGCAGATCGCCGATTCACGGATCAACCCACCGGAAACCATCGAAGACGTGCTGGACGCTTTGGAGAACGCGGGATTGGTGGAAGCGGTCGCGAACTTGCGTGCAGGCAGGCGCGACCGCTGA
- a CDS encoding sensor histidine kinase: MRRRILRSMLTVLTLTTVVLGVPLIYTAWLWVEDITRNDLQNRLDRIATEIIAQERDGTVSGELDIRSVAPLVPENGRLTIVYPSQQDNASRRDVGVAEVPDPLVESLSMGKSASLRLEVPSAPMHAMQRQAVAVVALAVLASLGAAVSVAVVTARRVADPLRDVAARAARLAMGDFRADPRRHGIAELDRVSDVLDSATVEIAGRLQREHALVADVSHQLRSRLTAVRLRLDELSAHPDPEVVHEAEEAMAQVDRLTDAIDDLVRASRDEDAADRDPLPVMDELRGVVAEWTHPFTEAGRTLTLTGDESLRAPITGSRLREAVAVLVDNALMHGGGTCTVSVRSVRPGADREPLVCVEVADEGHGVRDELAPHIFDRGFSAGGSTGVGLALARALVEADGGRLELQRRRPALFAVFLGSSKARPANTVAPEPR, translated from the coding sequence GTGCGCCGCCGGATCCTGCGTTCCATGCTCACCGTGCTGACCCTCACCACGGTGGTGCTCGGCGTGCCGCTCATCTACACGGCGTGGTTGTGGGTGGAGGACATCACGCGCAACGACCTGCAGAACCGGCTGGACCGGATCGCCACGGAGATCATCGCGCAGGAACGCGACGGCACGGTGTCCGGCGAACTGGACATCCGGTCGGTCGCGCCGTTGGTGCCCGAGAACGGCAGGCTCACCATCGTCTACCCGTCCCAACAGGACAACGCCTCCCGGCGCGATGTCGGTGTGGCCGAGGTGCCCGATCCGCTGGTCGAGTCGCTGTCGATGGGCAAGTCGGCGTCGCTGCGCTTGGAGGTGCCGTCGGCGCCGATGCACGCCATGCAGCGCCAAGCGGTCGCGGTGGTCGCGCTGGCGGTGCTCGCATCGCTCGGCGCGGCGGTGTCGGTCGCGGTGGTCACCGCCCGCCGGGTGGCCGATCCGCTGCGGGACGTCGCGGCGCGCGCGGCGCGGCTGGCGATGGGGGATTTCCGGGCTGATCCGCGCAGGCACGGCATCGCGGAACTGGATCGCGTCTCCGACGTGCTCGACTCGGCGACCGTGGAGATCGCCGGACGACTCCAGCGCGAACACGCCCTGGTGGCGGACGTGTCGCATCAGCTGCGCAGCAGGCTGACCGCCGTGCGGTTGCGGCTGGACGAGCTGTCCGCGCATCCCGACCCGGAGGTGGTGCACGAGGCCGAGGAGGCCATGGCCCAGGTCGACCGGCTCACCGACGCGATCGACGATCTGGTCCGGGCCTCCCGCGACGAGGACGCGGCCGATCGCGATCCGCTGCCCGTGATGGACGAGTTGCGCGGCGTGGTCGCCGAATGGACCCACCCGTTCACCGAGGCGGGCCGGACACTCACGCTCACCGGCGACGAGTCGCTGCGCGCCCCGATCACGGGCTCACGGCTGCGCGAGGCGGTGGCGGTGCTGGTGGATAATGCGCTCATGCACGGCGGCGGCACCTGCACGGTGTCGGTGCGTTCGGTGCGGCCGGGGGCCGACCGCGAGCCGCTGGTCTGTGTCGAGGTCGCCGACGAGGGGCACGGGGTGCGCGACGAGCTGGCCCCGCACATCTTCGACCGGGGCTTCTCCGCGGGCGGTTCCACCGGCGTCGGGCTCGCGCTGGCGCGGGCCCTGGTCGAGGCGGACGGTGGGCGATTGGAATTGCAGCGGCGCAGGCCGGCGCTGTTCGCGGTGTTCCTCGGGTCCTCGAAGGCACGCCCGGCGAACACCGTGGCGCCCGAGCCGCGGTGA
- a CDS encoding excisionase family DNA-binding protein — MRACFEYFECFVYFDKEVISVANIRDAKRTEPGAIDADVAARAMRRIKDYLMRHPGEQTIQVAPEHPGDDALVLPRQAVSLLAFILAQAAEGRGVTVVPSHAELTTQQAADMLNVSRPYVVTLLETGEIPFRRVGRHRRIRYDDLKQYQRRAEVKSRAAMDELAQLGQDLGI; from the coding sequence ATGCGAGCCTGTTTCGAATATTTCGAATGCTTCGTATACTTCGATAAGGAGGTGATCAGTGTGGCAAACATTCGCGATGCGAAGCGCACCGAACCGGGAGCGATCGATGCAGACGTCGCAGCTCGCGCGATGCGGCGGATCAAGGACTATCTGATGCGGCACCCCGGCGAGCAGACCATTCAGGTCGCCCCCGAGCATCCAGGCGACGACGCTTTGGTGTTGCCCCGACAGGCCGTCAGCTTGTTGGCATTCATCCTGGCGCAGGCGGCGGAAGGACGCGGTGTCACCGTGGTGCCCTCCCATGCCGAACTCACCACGCAGCAGGCGGCGGACATGCTGAACGTATCGCGCCCTTACGTCGTGACACTGTTGGAAACAGGCGAGATTCCCTTTCGTCGAGTAGGCCGTCATCGCCGGATCCGATACGACGACTTGAAGCAATACCAGCGGCGAGCCGAGGTCAAGAGTCGAGCCGCGATGGACGAGTTGGCGCAACTCGGCCAGGACCTCGGCATCTGA
- a CDS encoding 5-(carboxyamino)imidazole ribonucleotide synthase — protein MTILSDVSARSFDPSAMPTVTMIGGGQLARMTHQAAIALGQRLRVLAENPDDPAAQVSPEVVLGSHTDLTALRKAAVGSHALTFDHEHVPTEHLEALVAEGVNVQPPPQALVYAQDKLAMRTKLSGLGLPVPAFIPVNSVDDAVRFGDEHGWRIVLKAVRGGYDGRGVWMPESADAAAAIVTDQLGRGVQLLAEAKIDLRRELSAMVARSPFGQAATWPVVETVQRKGQCAVVIAPAPGLPEDTAAAAETMALNLAKELGVVGVMAVELFETTDGELLVNELAMRPHNSGHWGMDGARTGQFEQHLRAVLDYPLGDTAPLAPVTVMANILGAPQAPAMSMDERLHHLFARIPEAKVHLYGKGERPDRKIGHVNILGDDVAEVREKAERAAHWMSHAIWTDGWDPHE, from the coding sequence ATGACAATATTGTCCGACGTGAGCGCACGTTCCTTCGATCCATCGGCCATGCCCACCGTCACCATGATCGGTGGCGGTCAATTGGCGCGCATGACCCATCAAGCGGCGATCGCGCTGGGCCAGCGGCTGCGCGTGCTCGCCGAGAACCCCGACGACCCGGCCGCGCAGGTCAGTCCCGAGGTGGTGCTCGGCAGCCACACCGACCTGACCGCGCTGCGCAAGGCGGCGGTCGGCTCGCACGCGCTGACCTTCGACCACGAGCATGTGCCGACCGAGCACTTGGAAGCGCTGGTCGCCGAGGGCGTCAATGTGCAGCCGCCGCCGCAGGCGCTGGTCTACGCGCAGGACAAGCTGGCGATGCGCACCAAGCTGAGCGGACTCGGGCTGCCCGTGCCCGCGTTCATCCCGGTGAACTCGGTCGACGACGCCGTGCGGTTCGGCGACGAGCACGGCTGGCGGATCGTGCTGAAGGCGGTGCGCGGCGGTTACGACGGGCGCGGCGTGTGGATGCCCGAGTCCGCCGACGCGGCCGCGGCGATCGTCACCGATCAGCTCGGCCGCGGCGTCCAGTTGCTGGCGGAAGCGAAGATCGACCTGCGGCGCGAACTGTCGGCGATGGTGGCCCGTTCGCCGTTCGGGCAGGCGGCGACCTGGCCGGTGGTGGAGACGGTGCAGCGGAAGGGGCAATGCGCGGTGGTCATCGCGCCCGCGCCCGGCCTGCCGGAGGACACGGCCGCGGCGGCGGAGACCATGGCGTTGAACCTGGCCAAGGAACTCGGTGTGGTGGGCGTCATGGCGGTGGAGCTGTTCGAGACCACCGACGGCGAGCTGCTGGTGAACGAGCTGGCCATGCGCCCGCACAACTCCGGGCACTGGGGGATGGACGGCGCGCGTACCGGGCAGTTCGAACAGCATCTGCGCGCCGTGCTCGACTACCCGCTCGGTGACACCGCGCCGCTGGCCCCGGTGACCGTGATGGCGAACATCCTCGGCGCGCCGCAGGCCCCGGCGATGTCGATGGACGAGCGGCTGCACCACCTGTTCGCCCGGATCCCGGAGGCGAAGGTGCACCTGTACGGCAAGGGAGAACGACCCGACCGCAAGATCGGGCACGTCAACATCCTCGGCGACGACGTGGCCGAGGTCCGGGAGAAGGCCGAGCGGGCGGCGCACTGGATGTCGCACGCGATTTGGACCGACGGATGGGATCCGCATGAGTGA
- a CDS encoding RNA polymerase sigma-70 factor, with amino-acid sequence MEPTSGTDGQRSTDREADSRDSGDHATAEATETFLAHRNLLFTVAYEMLGSAADADDVLQETWLRWVGVDAAHVTEPRAYLVRIATRQALNRLRSMKRRREAYVGSWLPEPLLTTPDVAADVELAESVSMALMLVLETLTPTERAVFVLREAFGFGYDEIAAAVDKTPAAVHQIAHRARRHVDARRPRRSVTARQAEAAAEAFRRALETRDVQGLLDVLAPDVVAISDGGGIKQATPRPVAGADKVARFIVGGLTKNDVALTVEPTTVNGSPALALHMDGELDGVLAMRVEDTRITGIYYVRNPQKLTHVDSETPLTLR; translated from the coding sequence ATGGAACCAACCAGTGGCACCGATGGACAACGGTCGACCGACCGCGAGGCGGACAGCCGGGACAGCGGCGACCATGCCACGGCCGAGGCGACCGAGACGTTCCTCGCCCATCGCAACCTTCTCTTCACGGTCGCCTACGAGATGCTCGGATCGGCGGCCGACGCCGACGACGTCTTGCAGGAAACCTGGTTGCGCTGGGTCGGCGTCGACGCGGCGCACGTCACCGAGCCGCGCGCCTATCTGGTCCGGATCGCCACCCGGCAAGCGCTCAACCGGTTGCGCTCGATGAAGCGCCGCAGGGAGGCCTACGTGGGCTCCTGGCTGCCGGAACCGCTGCTCACCACTCCGGACGTGGCCGCCGACGTCGAACTCGCCGAGAGCGTGTCGATGGCGCTGATGCTCGTGCTCGAGACTTTGACCCCGACCGAACGGGCGGTGTTCGTGCTGCGCGAAGCCTTCGGATTCGGCTACGACGAGATCGCGGCCGCGGTCGACAAGACCCCAGCGGCCGTCCACCAGATCGCGCACCGCGCCCGCCGCCACGTCGACGCCCGCCGCCCCCGCCGCTCGGTCACCGCGCGCCAGGCCGAGGCGGCGGCCGAGGCGTTCCGGCGCGCGCTCGAGACACGGGATGTGCAGGGTTTGCTCGACGTGCTCGCCCCGGACGTCGTCGCCATCAGTGACGGCGGCGGCATCAAGCAGGCCACGCCCCGGCCGGTCGCCGGCGCCGACAAGGTGGCCCGGTTCATCGTCGGCGGCCTCACCAAGAACGACGTCGCGCTCACCGTCGAGCCGACCACGGTCAACGGCAGCCCCGCGCTGGCGCTGCACATGGACGGGGAACTCGACGGCGTGCTCGCGATGCGCGTGGAGGACACCCGCATCACCGGCATCTACTACGTGCGCAACCCGCAGAAACTGACCCACGTCGACTCCGAAACCCCGCTGACCTTGCGCTGA